The bacterium genomic sequence GGCCCCGGATGCCGACATCATCGGGACCGCCCGCAAGCGGAAGCCCGTGCTGCGCAATGCCTTCCGCCTCCTCTTCGCGAATCATGAACAAGGCGACCCTGGCGAAGATCCGTGACGCGAATTCGATGACCCGCGGAAGCACGCCTCCCGACGCGGCGGACTCACGGAGTTGCATGCTCATCTCGCGCAGATCTTCGACCGCCGGGGACACCGACGGAACCTCCCGCCCACACACCCGCAGGATCTCGCCCGCGAGTTGCTGGCCGAGGCGCTCGACGGCGGCCACCATCGAGGGATCCATGAGCTGGGTCGGCGTAGGCTTCACGATCCGCCCCAGCGTCGCAGCATCGAAGCCGGGCGCGATCGGACGACCGACCTCTTCGAGCATGAGGATACGCATCTGCGGCGCTTGCCGAACGAGCCGTTCGACCACTTCCAGCGCTGTGCGAGCACCCGAAACCGGGTCTGCCAATGCGCTTACCGAGAGGACGACCAACGGGACTTCCGCCCGGCGCAGGTATTGCCGGATTCGGCCGATCCCCTGCTCCGTCAACTGGAAGAGATGAGCCGTGTCGAATTCCTCGGGAATCGATGCGCGAGCCCATTCGACGACCGCAAGGTCCGGATCGACGAACACCAGGGGCGGAAGAGGACCTGGTTCAGACGATGTTGCACGCTCTTCCGCTTCCGGCATCCTGGGCGGTTCTTGCGGCGCGTTCGCGGGTTCAGCTCCGGTCCCGGGCAATGGCTCCGGGATCGGTTCGAGCAGGGGATCGTCGTGTGGCTCCTCAATGGCGGCCTCCTG encodes the following:
- a CDS encoding DUF4388 domain-containing protein, translating into MSLVGSLEDLGLGDILQIISLSGKSGVLVLQADEGEGKILFEEGRIRSALIQGGPTSMAELLESRSLPPADSVAPEELEAGLQEHVEECVLCMFTWAEGEFSFEVGAPTPQELGGFSLDPGLNPQFLALEGTRQADERAAAMGPVQEAAIEEPHDDPLLEPIPEPLPGTGAEPANAPQEPPRMPEAEERATSSEPGPLPPLVFVDPDLAVVEWARASIPEEFDTAHLFQLTEQGIGRIRQYLRRAEVPLVVLSVSALADPVSGARTALEVVERLVRQAPQMRILMLEEVGRPIAPGFDAATLGRIVKPTPTQLMDPSMVAAVERLGQQLAGEILRVCGREVPSVSPAVEDLREMSMQLRESAASGGVLPRVIEFASRIFARVALFMIREEEAEGIAQHGLPLAGGPDDVGIRGQSLHISECAGLRKVIEHRVPVRLSAGAEASRLVAGLATDPPREAWLAPIESADRVVAVVYGDMLPGDDPIPDTAALEVVLQHAGLALDRAALERALDEPA